The Clavelina lepadiformis chromosome 3, kaClaLepa1.1, whole genome shotgun sequence region CGCCGCTTTCAATTTTGTAACTGTTTTGCTTCGTTGCATGCTTAGTAGCTTATTCCTGTGCTTGTATCGTTTTCAATGGTCCAGCCTTCTTGCATGTTCACTATTCCCGCGCATGAGTTTAGCTGTCTCAACCCATCTCATTAGGAGATTCAGTTTGCCTAAACCGCCTTCAACCCCTCCAGTTTCTTCGCAGACTTTGCCATTGCTACCAAAACAACTTCGAAATGTCTATGGTTCCTGGTTGCTCCGCTGGCGTTCACATTGACGATATCACTTCAATTACTGCGGCTGGGTCGTTGCCATCGGTGACTTTTGTCGACCTCACACTTCCCGACTCCCCCGATTCACCAGTTCAACTTTCATCTCCCGTTCCACACGGACGAATCGTCAGACCTGGGGAACAAGGCTCGCTTGCCCCCCTGCCCAAACGCGCTGTTCTGGCAGGCTTACAACAAACGGTGCTCCGACCGATATACAGACAATATCGGGTGTGGGGACCAGACATTACAGTGCCAATCCTGGCTCTTCCGGTACAACCAACCAATTCGGCTGATGATCTGTTCCTTTGGTTCCAGCGGATGGAGGAGATCTTCGAGCTGGTTCCACAACTTGAATTTGTgacgaaaatattttccatgATAGCAGCCACACCTGCTGTCCATTCTGTCAACTTGCTGGAGACGCTTAACGACAAAGCAGGCAGAATTTCAGATAAACTTCTGCTGTACGACCAGTTCAAACTATATTTGCATACCCTGTTGCTCTCGGAGGTACCCTCTGTTATGTAGTTATTTTACCATCTGTAAGagttcattcatttgtatataacttcattttgttgtttgtgctTGCTCGCCATTGCCATCTTCAGTATGTTACATTTTACTTGTTATCtttttccttccgtagcgggggaggaatgtggcGGCCTGGGTGGCTTTTGTAAtaccattacgtcattcttggaaatgtgttttccagttaacaattggagtttttaaactttcagttccgccacatcattcttggaaatgtgttttccagttacTTATTTGAGTTAATGAACTAGCTTTCATAAACACTGCAAttaccgttggtatatttgtaaacttgcTACAAATAatttcgtgtgaaagctccttatttgTACGTTGCCAAGTCGCTTCCAAGAAACTGCAaacgcactgtttttctcgttcacacgctttgaaatgttcatgcttttttttgtcatatatttccggcACATCGCAcaatgttttataagctcgaactTCTGTGCAAGATGGCGCAGACGTAAAGTTATAGACagatgtaataccgtactacggTAGTCGTGGTGATTGCAaatcaatagacatcttaataGCAGTGGTTTTGCTATACTTCTggttatgcgtaatattgagaaagtgtacagcacctacaataaaagccttttctggtaaactgtatttgttataaaataataagaaagtTCGGCTGTCaataaggttagagaattctaaccgcacgcaacaatagagtcagatactaatgtagtaggttaactaagtcaataacgtaacgtaagctaagaccgataaactctgtatctgcatctgtcggcatcaacctctacatcctaaaacgaccccaacctctacaaGTTCAATGTTAGTAGATGAATTGAGAATAAAGTAGCATAAATGTCGTTATCAGGTAGCTCAATACATGATCTGAAAAATTGAGAGAAAAACTTGAAAGAGATGGAAAATGTAGCGTAATCATAATATCCGAAGACTGGTCATAGGAAACGTAAAGTTTTACTTAGCAAGATAAGCAGCTACCAGACAGCAACTTTGCATATACAggataataaattttttgccGGCAGTCCTAGTTAACAGCCGACTAAATCTaacaacatcaaaattttttgtggcATCGCCAATTTTTTTCCATACCAAATCCGTGCATTTAGGACCATTTTTCGTCTACAACAGTCACGTGATGACGCTTTTTCGCACCAGTTTGCACAGCGTATGTTTTTCTCTATGTTAACTTGCTCTTCATGATCCCTTACCTTAGAATTGCTGTTTATTTTCGGGGAATTACCGATTTCAGTTCTTACTGGAGCCAATAACATATCTATAACGTATTTAAACCAAAAACAACACTACGAAATGAAATAACATCATAACATGAATAAATATAAGCAGTAATTAATTACTGAACATCATCTTGTTTGTCGatcatttaattttgtttgaatgaatattttgcatttaattttCCTTATCctcatttttggaaaaaacaCACACCAAACTTTGCACTTGTGCAAACACAGGTAGTCGCGTATGCGTATAAATGTGGTACCGGTACGAAAATGCCTGAATAAAATACGAAAGAAGTTTAGAGTcttacattttatttacatgGCAAAAATAGAACATGCCAATCATTGCATAGTTTAAACAGTTGCGTGAAGTAGGTAATTTTATGGATATAGCTATGTGCAGCTTTATACAGTTTTGTCCAGATATGTGCAGCGCATGCAGCTAAGTGAAATGCGGAAATGAAATACCTCATgctgttattaatttttatatttagctTAATACGCCTATGGGCGCGTCAAAAATCAACACGTCACTTGTTGAAACAGAGTACTGTAGGTTTTATATTACAGACCATTATGAGTATGACATAATTTCATGTAATGAATCAGTTATTAAGCCTTTTTCTCTTGTGCGTTCGGTAGGGCTACTGTGTGTTTCACTAGTTTGGTCGAATTAACTTCATTGTAAAATAGAGCAAGCTACGTGCAACAGTATTGAGTTAGCGTGCAATTTTGTGCCAGAGTTCAATAAAAGTACTAATTTGAGTGACACTCGAGTGCTAGTATGCCTATTGGCAAGCATACTCAGCATAGGCAAGCCTACTCGAGGTCTTCATTGTAATATAAAAGGCTACCAATATTTCACCCTAAAAAATTGTGGAATCTAGgctatttttcagttttttcttaacctaacttaaattttataacataataaCTTAAagctaccttctaatctaaatgtAACTTCAATAAAACCTTATATAGCTTAAATagactttttgcatacccatagACCCTTTCCAAGTTACCGCTGCCATTTTTTTGGGTGGTAAGATATTTTTGATcacctataggcctacttaacaatggaaattgtcgacccactttgattcttttttaaattacaagcattctgggcattggattgtaaagatttcccTCGGATGAGTTGCATATTCAATagttgcaataaaatatatgctgtttgtgagcatgtgttttattgtgctataacggTTAGTATCGTAAATTTCGCTCTGCACAGTTAAtgcctaaaaataaaaaatccattgcaatatgaaattatttacaccataaaaaaattttttttaaatatattgcctagttcttattttacagtggtCTGAATCCTACGCATTGAACTTGTCCGATATGACATCTAGATACCTCATCAAAAAAGAATGCGACATATAATGCGTAAGAGCTTACATGTAATCTGTGGCTTGTTACACGGGCTAATTTTGTTTGGTAtgtcaagcaaaatttaaaataatcaactagaagtaaatacaaaccgAATTATTACATTCAAACATGCTGCAGATATCATGCAAACTTGGGTCCCTCTATTTTGTGCGTGTGCTACAACTTTTGCGCTGCTATATTAAAAACACATATGTTTATATTATAGTAATTGCTTTAAAGCAAACAGTTTACCATATACATCTTAGGTTCCCATAGCTCTCTTAGTGCCCTTTGTTCTCTTAGTCCTCTAGCGGTATATAGAGTGGTGCATTGTAACCACTTTTTCAGTACAATAGTTTAATCCAGTAGTTATAGAAAACGtgtttcttttgcttattttaaaACGTGGAAAACCTTTAACCACTCATGATGAAATTCCTTGAACTAACGAATTGCTACTTCGGCAGTGTaattgaagaaattaaaaaaatgattaGCTGGATAATGTTCTTCGAAACAGGAGCAAACCGTATATTAGCAAGCTTGTTGAATCTAAACCCGGAGCGGAATGAATGTGTACCTGATGCAAACCTGAACAGGAGTCAAACCGTTTTCAACTGCGATTCGACTTCACACACCTAAATAGATTAAATCAACTGTTTGCATGTACCATTCTCCTAACCGAACTGCATATCTTAAACTGCGGGGCACATGACCTACTTACAGTAAAATTTTCACTCCAAATAGAAAACACCGCCGGCTggaaaaaaactggttgcacAGAACACCAGTGACAACATAAATGGAAAAAATCTGTTGTTGTGTCATTGAAGAAGGCTGTCTTATTTTGCGGTTTCTGCTCTCATAGCTGTCCTCGTTTTATAATCTTGTGTCatcttttttgtcttttatcaGTGGTTAGCtctttattattttctgttaACCCTTACTTTTTCTTGTCTAATCATTAAGTAGGCTACCGGTAAGCATGAACACAAATGTTGTTGGATAGGTGTAATTGTCActctgtttgttttgttttgcgcTTTCTCTTTCAGTAATATCTTCTCTTATCATCGCGTTATCTTTGGATTTTAATATGCTAATTATTGTCTTCAATAGTATTTATGACTTTGCTTTGTAGTTCTCAATAACAGTTCAGGTGTTTTAtgtggtgaaatagtcactcttttttcttaaaacatTGGTTATCTATTGCGATTTAGGTAGGCAAGACACTAACGTGgttataaagaaaaaagaaaattttactttacaGGTACACTTACTTGTTACCTTTTGGTTTTTTGTTAGTGACTGGTTTTTCTGTGTTTAACCTTTGAGATGGAAACCGAAAAAGGTGAGATTTTGGTGTAAATTGAGTTTTACACATACCGGAACTGGTAGAACAAAAAATGTGATTAGTATTATGAAgactaatgtttattgttaaGCAGAATCATTCTTATGTCATTTTCTATTCTGACTTTTTGTGCTTTAATGCAGCTACCAAAACTACTTTCAGCGGAAAGCCGTTTGATGATGTGcgtcattttttaaatgaagacaagcaatttattttttgtaaacattggAAACCAAAAGATCCTCCAAAGTGTGTTATATAACTGTATACAATTAATaaactatacagtatacaccTAATACAATGGTTAGTTTGTTTGCTATAGCCTTTTCTTCACCCTGATctgttatatttgttttgtaaattttggaTTTTATAACTTGCTGATACATTTTGTATTGTGAATATACATACCCTTGTATTTATCTTGCATACTTCTCCATAGATCCAGaaccataaattttagaaaCCAGTAGCTTTCTTAGGAAAGGTTACTTGCCCAGTGTAAACGAATAAAAAGCTTCGTTGTCATTCCAGAGTTTTCTATTGGTAGCAGTTTAAATTTGAAGATTTGATTGTAGTGATTACATTGATATCGCTTTTGATCTCCATTTGTTCTAGTTTGGGAGTGATTTTTTTCGTAATACAGTTTCTTTAGTATTTCTATGATTAAATTGCTATGTTTTTGTTGTCTTTATCTTTACTTACAATTGATTTGTACAGAGGTTTAGTCTTGATCGTCCATGGATATGCTGAGCATTGTGCAAGGTATGACCCAGTTGCTGAAATGTTTAACGCCCTTGGACTTTATGCTTTTTCTCATGACCATGGTAAGATGTGTATGGCTTTATTATATATACGTATTTAAGGACATAAGTACAAGTTGTACAGTGCACAATTGCACATCTCACTCAGCAAAAGTAGCAAGGCTTTGTAACAATAATGAGGCATTGATTTCATTCATGTTGTTTGTGTataatgtactgtatattggAGCAGTTGGTCATGGTGAAAGTGAAGGGACCCATGTGGCCGTcaatgactacaacatattaataagagaTCTTCTGCATCATGTGAATTTGATGAAAGTTGAATATCCTGGATTGCCACTTTATCTTTTTGCTCATTCTATGGTAAGACCAAGTTATTTATCATATTTATAATCAGGGACcagcaaaattgtttttaaaagctcAATGTGTTAGATTGTTTTTCGGGTAAATTTGCGATGCAGACTCCAGAAATGGTCTTACTTTTACTAGTGAGATATTGGACGTAGTAAATTGGTATGAAAAGATAGTTTCCTGGGGTTGTTTTTTGAGTgatttttacataaattttcGTTGCCCATGCTTTATAaaataccgtattttcttCACAGGTTCATTATGGCATCTTAGCTCTTTAAATATGACTGGTTATATTTTCTTTAAGCATCAAGTTCACATTAGTTCTCTTTTTTGTAAAGAATATATATGTGTAAATCAAACAGATTTGAAGCTAAAAACCATTTTCGTTTATTAAGGCTACTGTGGTTGTAAACCTAGAACATTAGAATAAGGCTAAAGTTACTTATAAAGtctacaaaatatgcaatgTTTTTGCCCCAGAAAGCagtcaaataaataaaatccggactgttgtttttgtaaagATATGTTTTCATGTCTAGGTGAAATAGGCAATAATCTATCTAAATTGGATAATATTTGTAATTATCTTACCATAAATTTGTCCAGTGTGGAGAATAACATTGCGTGTTTTAATAAAGGCAAGAGCCACCAGTAGCCATAGACCTGCAAAGTATAAAAAGAACATTATATGGAGATTATTCACTGACAACTGCAAAGAAGCTTTGATTCGCATCACTGAGTAATGGCAGTGGGCAGTTGCTAATATCCTGATTGGTAACTAGTATTGCAAGAGCACCATAGATACACAGAAAGGTATGAAAAACACAACTGGTTTATACGTTTTGAGTTTAAATTTAGTCAACTTTTAGCTGGGACAGCAATGGGCTTTTAGGAAGTAATCATGCTTTCTTGAATTCATAGAAGCTACGACCTTAACATCTAAACTAGTGCAGCTACTTCAGAGAAAAAAAATCTTAACAACGCATAAAGCAAACTTGCATGATCCTGCATTTGCTTGAAATCAAGCTTGGCTTGATGAAGCACTTGGTTACAGTATTAAAGGAAAACGTTAAATGCTTCAATTGCttttatgttttgctttaCCTTGATTACAGTTACAAGTAAAGACAGTATTTTTGATGAATTACAAATAGAAGGTAACTTGATTAAAAAGAGGCGTTTTACAATTTGCATATGAATAAAGATAATTTCTcctaaatgtttaaaaaataaaaattgcgAACTATCTTAAACTAGAGCCAGTCTGAAAAACTATTTTCCTTTTTGATATCAATGACATCAAATTATATCAAAAAAATGATCACTtttcatgccaaatttttttgttggccggTGTAATATAAATAATACTTTAATTGATAGTTCAAGTACATTCCATGGTCCTACAGAATGCTACAAAGGAAATCTTTTCCAAAGTTGCAggtgatgtttatttttagaatACAAATGGCTCAGTTGACAGTGCATGTACTAGTGAAGCATTTGAGTAAATACCAGTCGACTACCAGGCAAGGTTGGCGCCAACAACCAAGATTGAGCTCAGTGAGCTGCAGCTATGCATCTACTTTCACCAGTATAACTACACCAACTGTAAGCTACTGCAGCATAGAATATTCCTACTTATGCTATTAAGTATGTTAGCCATGTGTATTCCTTATCAGTTGTCGCCCACATGAAACATTCTGTTCATACATGACCAGCGTCATGCACATTTGTTTTACATTATAATGTCATCATTTCCACTACGAATGTCATTACTATTGCTACATTTGTGTTTTTCGGTGACATATTTTTGGTAGAAACTGCTTTATCATTGTGTAtcattttggtattttttctttgattaAAGGTCAACTCGTTTTTGGACTTGGGCCTTTGATCAATGCATACtagtattttttatatttttcttggCCCCCTAAATGCTGGAAATCTGGCTTACAGAATGCTTAAAGTTTGTCAGTTTATTGCTGGTAAAAACAAGCAACCTTTACAAGGAGTTTATTTGAAGTCCTGAACACTGACTTATaaagttttaatgaaaatgttaTAAGTTGCGCCACAGACAAACGCAGCATGATAAAAGTTTCAATACCAAAGACAGAACTGTTCTTACTTCTCTAGTACTAATGGTGACTGAACTATGTTAATTCAAtatatagcacaataaaaaaaatataagatATAACAATATAGGTATGAGAATATAATATGGCACTCTAGGTTTAActtatatttttcattttacaataTACTCTTTCGTAGTGCTGTATTTTATTTGGTGCTTCAACCACTATCGAAAAAACACTACAGACTTAGAGTACCTTACGTGACCATGGTTTAGAATTCATCTTCATATCATTTACAACATCACACAATACACTAGATATCTATACCGTAGTTCACAGTAAATACCCTTAACTCATTTTAGTGAATGTCCTTGGGTATCCTGGGATTCCTGGCTCTGTAAAATGGGTGCCCCTCGAAAAAATTGGATGCCCTACTTTGGAAGACTAAGCTTAAAGTGCCAACAGACACAATCAATCATGCTGCTCATGCAGTTTTTTTGGtctaaaatttcataaatactCTGCTCTTTTTCTTCTCAATGGTCTGGTCACAATTGCCATGAGTCATTTCCTGCAAATTCATCTCTTAAAACAATCTCTTCATGCTGTGTGCAGATAATAGCCTGACACAGATCACACCTTAAACAATGGTATTAtatagaccagtggttcccaaccgcggctccaagctagccttcttgcggctctcaatgagccctgaaaatcccacaaaaaaattaaaaatctatttataataattagggcgattattttttgacttgtcaaaaaaagtcaaaaattggtctaaatttatagcgttaggtctaaattgtttacaaatttttcattttacatcatacagttacaccttgtagcctactttatactgttgtgaatggcccattgtctacttattgtgaatcataaacggcctcctgaatcctaaaccacaattgcgcctcgctttgacaaagttgttaaagctcaaagccaatgccaagttggacattaaattgatttgtgttatttttcttgttagtgttgctattcgttggtacatgctttaaaattttcgttataattacttgagtgttttcatgcggctccgtacgtactctgaagtttgaaattcggccccgacaccaaaaaaggtttggAACCACTGATATAGACATTAGCCTCATGGTCAACCTCATTTTGCAGTGAAGACCAATGATTAAAAAACCATGGGTGCCCAGTGAGCATCCATTCAGTTCAATGTTGGATGCCCAATTCATAATTTGGTTGCCATGGCACCTAAACATCCACTAAAATCTGACAATGAGGGTCCCTTAGGTAGTATATTTTTATCTTACTTTGGTCTGCTTGTGTACTTAAACAGAAACTAGTAATGTTGTTTGgtgaaaaagatttttctgaGCAATAAGTCGTTTACATGTCTGACTGATTAGGGTTATTTACAGTTTGGTTTGTAATAAGGCTAACGGAATCATCAActattatatacatatatatatctatTATACTCTTCAGAAGTGAGGTTTTAAAGGAAAGGTTTTGAGCAACGCTTACTTTGTTTACTGTTGTTTAGGGTGCAGGTTTATCTATCCTTTTTGCTCACCAAAATCCAGGTTTGTTCAAGTGTGTGGCTTTATCTGCACCTTTAATTGAATCATGTCAAAAAACATCATCAGTACAGGTGGGTACAAGTTAAAAACTACAGTCGTACATATACAGACATACAGTGGCATAATATGTCTCATGATAgaaatgattttgtttaaatccTAATCCTCTTAGAACGCATCAAAATTGATTAAAGAAGATGCTCTTTGAAGTTTTATAGTATTTTTGTGTTGATATTGTCCTTTGTTTTAGCTTATGGCTATGAGATATCTGTCCTCGTGGTTTCCAAATCTTGGGGTGGGAGTAATTGATCCTAACACTATATCAAGAGATAAGGAACAGGTGTGGTTTGGCCTACATTTcgcaaaataagaaaaaattcaattttaagttttgctGTTTGATTGTTAAAATGTATACTTGAAAATAATATATCATGGACACAGCAAGGTCTTAATGTCGCATGCGAAGCTAATTAAGTGCATTTCATCCATGATCTATCACAACTCTCCTAAATTAATGTATTAAAGTTATTACATTTTTGCCGTGTCCATTATTTAtgtagtttttgttgttgtgtgCCGACTTAGCAATATTTATTCGATTTTACTGACTATGGTCATTGTTTTGCTATGGCTACTTTTAGTTAGATGTGTTTTTGCGCCCTGAATCGTTGTGATTCGGTATGCCCATTTGACAAATTATTCTTCAGGTAGAGAACTACAAGACTGACCCGCTAATATACCatggaaaagttttattatgcACTGCTTATCAGATGCACAGAATGATGGAAGACATCAAAAAAGTTCTGCCTGAAATTTCGTATCCGTTTCTTTTAATACATGGAACGAGTGATGGTTTGTGCGAATTTTCTGCTTCAGAAGAAATGCACGTAAAGGCCAAGAGCTCAGACAAGACGTTCAAGGTGATTGACTTGCCTTGGCCATTTTCCTGAAATCGATTTTTGTACCTTTACATTAAAATTCAGTTAAAGTTTGTCAAAGATTTAACTGCTAGGCATTGCTTTATGTAAATGGCTCTTTATATGTGCATTCTAGATTTATCAAGAGGGTTACCATGAATTGATTCATGAAATCAATGATGTACCAGAACAGTTTCTGGCAGATGTCAAGGAGTGGTTTGAAAAGCGCTTGTTGTAGTGCAACTCTAT contains the following coding sequences:
- the LOC143449336 gene encoding monoglyceride lipase-like isoform X1 yields the protein METEKATKTTFSGKPFDDVRHFLNEDKQFIFCKHWKPKDPPKGLVLIVHGYAEHCARYDPVAEMFNALGLYAFSHDHVGHGESEGTHVAVNDYNILIRDLLHHVNLMKVEYPGLPLYLFAHSMGAGLSILFAHQNPGLFKCVALSAPLIESCQKTSSVQLMAMRYLSSWFPNLGVGVIDPNTISRDKEQVENYKTDPLIYHGKVLLCTAYQMHRMMEDIKKVLPEISYPFLLIHGTSDGLCEFSASEEMHVKAKSSDKTFKIYQEGYHELIHEINDVPEQFLADVKEWFEKRLL
- the LOC143449336 gene encoding monoglyceride lipase-like isoform X2, encoding MLQRKSFPKLQVMFIFRIQMAQLTVHVLVKHLSKYQSTTRQGWRQQPRLSSVSCSYASTFTSITTPTGAGLSILFAHQNPGLFKCVALSAPLIESCQKTSSVQLMAMRYLSSWFPNLGVGVIDPNTISRDKEQVENYKTDPLIYHGKVLLCTAYQMHRMMEDIKKVLPEISYPFLLIHGTSDGLCEFSASEEMHVKAKSSDKTFKIYQEGYHELIHEINDVPEQFLADVKEWFEKRLL